TTCAGATGAGCAATTTCAATGGCAGCTTAGCCAGGTTGCAACACAAAAAGGATATTATCAACCTGCTGAACAAGCAAATATTCAGGATATACAAAAAGTAAAGTCAGCATTTTCCCAAATGTAATTAAAAATGATAAATAGCCGGATATTTCTGTGTTTCCCGGCTATTTATCTGCTATCAATATCGGTATCCATTATAAAAAATGAGATATCATCAGTTATTTGTGCATCCTCTGTGAAGATACGAATACCTTCCACTATCTTGTCTGATAATTGATAAGTATCCCTATCCCTGCATTCTTCCAGTAGTTTAATCAAATTATTAAACTCAAACTGTTGTCCATATTTGTTCTTTGCCTCTACTAAACCGTCTGTATACAATATCATTCTATCTCCCTTATCTAACTGCACAGTATACTCTCTATATTGGGGCTTATAATAATCACTGAATTTACAGATAGGAAACCCTTCAATATCCTTTATGATTTCTAGGTTATTATCATTAAATATAATTGGATATGTATTTAAGCCCGCACTGGCATATGTCAAAGCATGTGTCTTTATGTTGTAGACAGCATATATCATTACAAGATAGATGTCTTCAGGAAAATTTGTCAAATTAAACACTTCATACACTTCATCCAATATACTAGCAGGATTTAAAAGTTCGTTTCTGCCTTCACTCGTTCTTTTAGATGTAATCGTCCTGTTTACAAAAACTGTTAGCATAGCTGCAGATACACCGTGTCCAGACACATCACCGA
This window of the Clostridia bacterium genome carries:
- a CDS encoding spore coat protein, producing the protein MKEKDMVNDVLSMINSSLTTYANAISECSNSQLRQTFQQIRNSDEQFQWQLSQVATQKGYYQPAEQANIQDIQKVKSAFSQM